Proteins co-encoded in one Methanobrevibacter sp. genomic window:
- a CDS encoding SAM-dependent methyltransferase HcgC family protein gives MTVNDFDTGITDEVFTIKSTIKLLDIFDEIIEKKSAVCYDWAIQFEKTDKVVVIGTYFTGIGIVKKLSKYFDEVLLVDIYPHLEEFIDSPIGESISQEDKSKIKFSSDLSLIYSGDIVIDTTGFGGINEEQSAKFDVKGFLIEDPVAEDNDRLLENKNNIHERLSLVKSPKKAILKTKGLDTKTSGTMTLTIGVLTSSINKALSIEGVLYAACEMGFFEELIFKKKDIVGFFQAVSKEAMKISTINLFECDEILKEEISAINSEIIIQD, from the coding sequence ATGACAGTCAATGATTTTGATACTGGAATAACTGATGAAGTATTTACAATTAAATCAACTATTAAGCTATTGGATATTTTTGATGAAATAATAGAAAAAAAGTCTGCAGTTTGTTATGACTGGGCGATTCAATTTGAAAAAACCGACAAGGTTGTTGTAATTGGAACTTATTTTACTGGAATTGGAATTGTCAAAAAACTTTCCAAATATTTTGATGAAGTTTTACTAGTTGATATATATCCACACTTAGAAGAGTTTATAGATTCGCCAATAGGTGAAAGCATAAGCCAGGAAGATAAAAGCAAAATTAAGTTTTCAAGTGATCTAAGCCTAATATATAGTGGAGATATTGTTATTGACACTACTGGTTTTGGAGGAATAAACGAAGAACAGTCTGCAAAGTTTGATGTTAAAGGTTTTCTCATAGAAGATCCTGTAGCTGAAGATAACGACAGGCTGTTAGAAAATAAGAATAACATTCACGAACGTTTAAGCCTTGTAAAAAGTCCTAAAAAAGCCATACTTAAAACCAAAGGTCTTGATACAAAAACATCAGGAACAATGACTTTAACCATCGGTGTTTTGACAAGCTCCATAAATAAAGCGTTATCTATTGAAGGTGTTCTTTATGCAGCTTGTGAAATGGGCTTTTTTGAAGAGCTTATTTTTAAAAAGAAAGACATCGTTGGATTTTTCCAAGCAGTAAGCAAAGAAGCTATGAAAATATCAACAATAAACCTGTTCGAATGTGATGAAATACTAAAAGAAGAGATAAGTGCTATCAATTCAGAAATTATAATTCAAGATTAA
- a CDS encoding adhesin produces MKKPKFTFIDYLIIIIVIVAILFAFMHITSDNQNETESSSYDSSTLNKIVEKYLGYYNKGEIVHTTVDGTNSKNNEHISVKGEIIWMDDERGNYVKALVKSGNETYLCGLYKDIPAADIYIEKMSLEVDGSKYSNLTEFTIKAKNISSTMDLNKGLENYSNYEISTGIAVDNLDSLKFQQLNNVEFENGRVPFKLTDIGIFQKLMVVRASPDDITTADNILGNINGETENIFLRVYNCTANEQKFIEDNFDVVNVKTY; encoded by the coding sequence ATGAAAAAACCAAAATTTACATTTATTGATTATTTAATTATAATTATTGTAATTGTAGCTATTTTATTTGCATTTATGCATATAACATCCGATAATCAAAATGAGACAGAATCCTCTTCATACGATTCGTCCACCTTAAATAAAATTGTTGAGAAATATCTTGGATATTATAACAAAGGAGAAATCGTCCATACAACCGTCGATGGTACAAACTCCAAAAACAATGAACATATTTCAGTTAAAGGAGAAATAATCTGGATGGATGATGAGCGAGGAAACTATGTTAAGGCCTTAGTAAAATCCGGGAATGAAACCTATTTGTGCGGATTATACAAGGATATTCCTGCAGCAGACATCTACATTGAAAAAATGTCCCTTGAAGTGGATGGATCAAAGTATTCAAATCTTACTGAATTTACAATAAAAGCTAAAAACATTAGTTCAACAATGGATTTGAATAAAGGATTGGAAAATTATTCCAATTATGAAATCTCAACAGGCATTGCTGTTGATAACTTGGATAGCTTGAAATTCCAACAATTAAATAATGTGGAGTTTGAAAACGGCAGAGTCCCATTTAAGTTGACAGATATTGGAATATTCCAAAAATTAATGGTTGTTAGAGCTTCACCAGATGACATAACAACTGCAGACAATATTTTGGGAAATATAAACGGTGAAACCGAAAATATATTTCTTAGAGTTTATAACTGTACAGCAAATGAGCAGAAATTCATTGAAGATAACTTTGATGTAGTGAATGTTAAAACCTATTAA
- the hmdB gene encoding 5,10-methenyltetrahydromethanopterin hydrogenase cofactor biosynthesis protein HmdB, with amino-acid sequence MIENILKKAENEKKLTDDEFLTLFSIDEPENLKKLYQTAVNIRNNHSKIIKLTSTVHITNKCQVQPRCKYCGFAVNTSRDGYYNAFYKSDEEIYKAVKSIEEARIPRVSCSGGHGYKGKQAVHAAEIVKGDTELEILVNVGADLTEKSINRLAELNADTVCCNLETTNEEVFNYVKPGETLEDRVNVCEMVSDAGIELSSGLLLGLGESNEDRLEHLRFLNNFKTLGEIPIMGFNPYNDTPMENHPPCPLDDQLKVVSIVRIMYPEIRITVPTPTIGPKNVEYSLNAGASNLATVIADNYPLEVKGVGSPTYGNLSEVVSVIESLGLYPQYL; translated from the coding sequence TTGATTGAAAATATTTTAAAAAAAGCAGAAAACGAAAAAAAATTAACTGATGATGAATTCTTAACATTATTTTCAATTGATGAGCCAGAAAACTTAAAAAAATTATATCAGACTGCAGTCAATATCAGGAACAATCATTCAAAAATAATTAAATTAACATCAACGGTCCACATTACCAACAAATGTCAGGTGCAACCTAGATGCAAATACTGTGGATTTGCTGTTAACACTTCCAGAGACGGATATTACAATGCTTTTTATAAAAGTGATGAGGAAATCTATAAAGCAGTCAAATCTATTGAAGAAGCACGTATCCCTCGTGTAAGCTGTTCTGGAGGCCATGGTTATAAAGGAAAGCAGGCAGTGCATGCTGCAGAAATTGTAAAAGGAGATACTGAACTGGAAATTCTTGTAAATGTTGGTGCTGACTTAACTGAGAAATCAATAAACAGATTAGCTGAATTAAATGCCGATACAGTTTGTTGTAATCTTGAAACTACAAATGAAGAGGTTTTCAACTATGTTAAACCTGGGGAAACTTTAGAAGATAGGGTAAATGTATGTGAAATGGTATCCGATGCAGGTATCGAATTGTCTTCAGGTTTGTTGTTAGGTCTTGGTGAATCAAACGAAGACCGCCTAGAACATTTAAGATTCCTTAATAATTTTAAAACATTAGGAGAAATTCCAATTATGGGCTTTAACCCATACAATGACACTCCAATGGAAAATCATCCTCCTTGTCCTTTGGATGATCAATTGAAAGTAGTCAGTATTGTAAGAATAATGTATCCTGAAATAAGAATTACTGTTCCGACACCTACAATCGGACCAAAAAATGTAGAATATTCTTTAAATGCAGGTGCAAGTAATTTAGCTACTGTAATAGCAGACAATTATCCATTGGAAGTAAAAGGAGTTGGTTCTCCAACTTACGGAAACTTGAGTGAAGTTGTTTCCGTTATTGAAAGTTTAGGACTTTATCCACAATACCTATAA
- a CDS encoding Nif3-like dinuclear metal center hexameric protein: MLLKELETLITSQVSPKLAIPNDFIGFMDDYDTSQNIENIKIFMDIYPKYDNDLEKTLILTHHKPLFTPKTPTYVLHSNWDVINGGSNDALAKSLDLKVVDVFDKNLGIGRICEPEDKNSFLDNLKSRFKEIRMVGELNKLNRIGIISGFGLKNPNYVRLAKDRNVDTLISGDLTQETAVLAINEGISLIDLGHHNSEVPGLLKLKELFKDCNLNVEVVNQPPWESL, encoded by the coding sequence ATGTTGTTAAAAGAACTTGAAACCCTGATTACATCACAAGTTTCTCCAAAATTAGCCATTCCAAATGATTTTATTGGATTTATGGACGATTACGATACAAGCCAGAATATTGAAAACATTAAAATATTCATGGACATATACCCAAAATATGACAATGATCTTGAAAAAACTCTTATTTTAACACACCATAAACCTCTTTTTACTCCAAAAACACCAACTTATGTTTTGCATTCAAATTGGGATGTCATAAATGGCGGGTCAAATGATGCATTGGCAAAATCCCTGGATCTAAAAGTGGTTGACGTTTTTGATAAAAACTTGGGAATTGGCAGAATTTGCGAACCTGAAGATAAAAATAGCTTTTTAGATAATTTGAAGTCACGATTTAAGGAAATAAGAATGGTTGGAGAATTGAACAAATTAAACAGGATTGGAATAATATCTGGCTTCGGACTTAAAAATCCGAATTATGTTAGATTGGCTAAAGATAGAAATGTCGATACTTTGATATCCGGCGACTTGACTCAAGAAACTGCAGTTCTTGCAATTAATGAAGGAATATCCTTAATTGATTTGGGCCACCACAACAGTGAAGTTCCAGGATTATTGAAACTTAAAGAACTTTTTAAAGATTGTAACTTGAATGTAGAAGTGGTAAACCAACCTCCATGGGAAAGTTTATAA
- a CDS encoding DUF3236 domain-containing protein, translating to MAFEKIIKNAYEESENGTRKGDTFEELAAIQNYIKNAEKIYIPNKNGIKVDVLNRVLNEYGLPNAEILQINTNAADAHRIPALGKAYMALDQSEADLIIARGRLGVPGSGSLLLFMDNKGRILTAGTSPSHVVHGKSLEEAVESEANEALIKIGFKKVK from the coding sequence ATGGCATTCGAAAAGATAATTAAAAATGCTTATGAAGAATCAGAAAACGGTACTCGAAAAGGAGATACGTTTGAAGAGTTAGCGGCAATACAAAATTATATTAAAAATGCTGAAAAAATTTATATTCCAAATAAAAATGGAATTAAAGTCGATGTTTTAAATAGGGTTTTGAATGAATATGGACTTCCTAATGCAGAAATACTTCAAATTAACACAAATGCTGCTGATGCCCATAGGATTCCTGCTTTAGGAAAAGCTTACATGGCCCTGGATCAAAGTGAAGCAGATTTAATAATTGCTAGAGGCCGTCTTGGAGTGCCTGGATCAGGATCACTCCTGTTATTTATGGACAATAAAGGAAGAATCCTAACTGCAGGAACTTCCCCATCACATGTTGTTCATGGAAAAAGCTTAGAGGAAGCTGTTGAAAGCGAAGCGAATGAAGCTTTGATAAAAATTGGTTTTAAAAAGGTTAAATAA
- a CDS encoding 4Fe-4S binding protein: MKIDSEECAVCKDCIDVCPEEAIEQKVYNIVIHADKCTQCEECIDVCSVGAIYNDDDE, translated from the coding sequence ATTAAAATAGATTCTGAAGAATGTGCCGTTTGTAAAGATTGTATTGACGTATGTCCGGAAGAAGCAATAGAACAAAAAGTGTATAATATTGTCATTCATGCAGACAAATGTACACAATGCGAAGAATGCATTGACGTATGTTCTGTTGGTGCTATATACAATGATGACGATGAATAA
- a CDS encoding UPF0254 family protein: MIKIATAECFTHGKIGREIHALAQDYEGNFGRDYIENPLEYGDFDYKTLSVNCSLFIPTIEAVQTILQVENPPEPKELIKGIKVYNEKQDLEVSKIMAEAVKKLTGCDIAIGTTAGIGRGGITIISDDFEISTTSDINADLRENNSENLFLRQESGIDKTLKILLLALNEKFSEIEKIENTKLILK, translated from the coding sequence ATGATTAAGATAGCTACTGCAGAGTGTTTTACTCATGGAAAGATAGGGCGTGAAATCCATGCCCTTGCCCAAGATTACGAAGGTAACTTTGGACGAGATTACATCGAAAATCCATTAGAATACGGAGATTTCGATTATAAAACACTTAGCGTTAATTGTAGTCTATTTATTCCAACAATTGAAGCTGTTCAGACAATTTTACAAGTCGAGAATCCTCCAGAACCAAAAGAGCTTATCAAAGGAATAAAAGTTTACAATGAAAAGCAGGATTTGGAGGTTTCCAAAATAATGGCTGAAGCCGTGAAAAAATTAACCGGATGTGACATTGCCATCGGAACCACTGCAGGAATAGGTCGTGGTGGAATAACAATAATCAGCGACGATTTTGAAATTTCAACAACAAGCGACATTAATGCTGATTTAAGAGAAAATAATAGTGAAAATCTTTTTTTACGACAGGAGTCTGGAATTGACAAAACATTGAAAATCCTTCTATTGGCTTTAAATGAAAAATTTTCAGAAATTGAAAAAATAGAAAATACGAAACTAATTTTAAAATAA
- a CDS encoding oligosaccharide repeat unit polymerase family protein — translation MSLIYSKLTAVLNKITYEFRRSFIFTTIFSILTFIEKQWVNSYFKSFYPSENFLDFLNKNKIIRNYLFSPLIILFVFAIFLILSLNRLTDSLIMTLIIAFVFFFVGAVVLPRFFIRNSSKKPALSFNAKDMYSIGFCLIILSIVFFFISIASVGGIPLLKPSIRYLLKPAFTMPVFLIIPGICIVGSVYLQYYKENKISRSQIRFRLLVLILISGALLLGLGYRTPLLAALLIMIIMGYYGKVLSPWEVVIGALIGVGAIIGIGYFRSVSEYTITATSPFYALQSRADFTLHVLDLLNYISGDFGLTKGSLLASSIPGSELGPRMMIGKLISWRTEVTVTPTLIGQMVVDFGRVGVAVEMCILGFILGIGFKIMRMTDNYFYIGLYSLLLTYSILGVETGILDIQVLGYFAIAILVYAIYIVKNIKNEEKI, via the coding sequence ATGAGTTTAATATATTCAAAATTAACTGCAGTGTTAAATAAAATCACTTACGAATTTCGCAGGTCTTTTATTTTTACCACTATTTTTTCTATTTTAACTTTCATTGAAAAACAATGGGTAAATAGCTATTTTAAAAGTTTTTATCCATCCGAAAACTTTTTGGATTTTTTAAATAAAAATAAAATAATTAGAAATTATCTTTTCTCCCCATTAATCATTCTTTTTGTTTTTGCAATATTTCTGATTTTATCTTTAAACAGGCTTACGGATAGCCTAATCATGACTTTAATAATAGCTTTCGTATTCTTTTTTGTGGGAGCTGTTGTTTTACCTCGTTTTTTTATTAGGAACTCTTCTAAAAAACCGGCATTGTCATTTAATGCAAAAGACATGTACAGCATTGGTTTTTGTTTAATCATATTGTCAATAGTGTTTTTCTTCATAAGCATTGCATCTGTTGGTGGAATTCCACTTTTAAAACCTTCAATCAGATATCTATTAAAACCTGCATTTACCATGCCCGTATTTTTAATCATTCCTGGAATTTGCATTGTAGGAAGCGTTTATCTCCAATATTATAAAGAAAATAAGATTAGCAGATCCCAGATAAGATTTAGATTGTTGGTATTGATTCTTATTAGCGGTGCATTGTTATTGGGTTTGGGTTATAGAACCCCTTTGCTTGCCGCTCTCCTCATCATGATAATAATGGGATATTATGGAAAGGTTTTGTCACCTTGGGAAGTTGTAATCGGAGCATTGATTGGTGTAGGAGCAATTATTGGAATCGGCTATTTCAGGTCAGTTAGTGAATATACTATAACTGCCACAAGCCCATTCTATGCATTGCAATCCAGAGCCGATTTTACATTGCATGTTCTTGATTTGCTGAATTACATTAGTGGGGACTTTGGATTGACAAAAGGATCATTGTTAGCAAGCTCAATTCCCGGAAGTGAATTAGGACCTCGTATGATGATTGGAAAGTTAATTTCATGGAGAACAGAGGTTACTGTAACACCGACATTGATTGGGCAGATGGTGGTTGACTTTGGACGTGTTGGAGTTGCTGTTGAAATGTGCATTCTCGGATTTATCTTGGGAATCGGATTTAAGATAATGAGAATGACCGACAATTATTTTTACATTGGCCTATACAGCCTGCTGTTAACATATTCAA